From the genome of Francisella tularensis subsp. tularensis:
TCCGGCAACCCCACGGCGATGTTCTGGGATATGGTCTGTTTGTAAAATTGCTATTTTCATGTGATTTTTATTATTAATTTATTAGCGCATCAAAGAGTATTTTCTTAAACTCCGGTGTTATTTCAAAAGTATATGTATAATTTTTTGTTCCGCAACGCGAACCTTTTATTTTTAAAAGGTTACCATCTTTAGCGATATCTTTGATAGTTATCACATCAATTTTTGTACTATCTAAAATTTCAGCTTTACGCTTCCAGTTATCTCGATAGCGAGTAATTGCGCTACGATATGAACCAGAAATTTTATTTTCTAAAGCTTTTTTGACAAACTCTTGAGCTCCTTGAGGTATTTCTTCAGCAAACTTCTTAAGCTCATATAAAGTTCTAACATCATCAATAATACCTCTATTTGACAGCTCACGAATATCCGCATTAGCATCAGCTATCTTTAGACGCATAGATATCCAACTATTATCTCTGCCCAAAATCTTAGCGATATCAGATTTTTTGACATTCTTATTCTCTATCAAATCTCTCAAGGCATTAGCCTCTTCAAATGGTGAGACATTTTCTCTTTGATCATTTTCCAAAAGCTGTAATAGCACAATATTTGCATCAGACTCCTCTTGTCGAAC
Proteins encoded in this window:
- a CDS encoding ParB/RepB/Spo0J family partition protein, with the protein product MAKKVSLMNRKINHKIHDTVAQEKKDILRAMQLQELNEQASKVGQLFELPLTIIKPDANQPRKTFKNIDSLADSIKENGVIQPIIVTAKKANGIHYIIAGERRYLASKQAGLTTIPCIVRQEESDANIVLLQLLENDQRENVSPFEEANALRDLIENKNVKKSDIAKILGRDNSWISMRLKIADANADIRELSNRGIIDDVRTLYELKKFAEEIPQGAQEFVKKALENKISGSYRSAITRYRDNWKRKAEILDSTKIDVITIKDIAKDGNLLKIKGSRCGTKNYTYTFEITPEFKKILFDALIN